The Pochonia chlamydosporia 170 chromosome 1, whole genome shotgun sequence genome window below encodes:
- a CDS encoding sporulation protein SPS19 (similar to Metarhizium acridum CQMa 102 XP_007809537.1), with protein MPYPESHYLSPIWRDDLFKGRVVFVTGGAGTICSMQTRALVRLGANACIIGRNVEKTEEAARDIATVRPGAKVIGIGGCDVRKVENLKDAAARCAKELGGIDFVIAGAAGNFIVSMEGMSSNAFKAVMDIDVLGTFNTIKATMPYLLESSDARIIYVSATFHYTGMPMQGHVAAAKASVDSLMASVALEYGPRGVTSNVISPGAIAETEGAARLLTSDAAALKHHSRSIPTGRLGTVKDIADATVYLFSSAGSHVNGHVLVVDGGSWRRQGGVAMGGENLKYPDFLLPDGVEPKVKL; from the exons ATGCCTTACCCCGAGTCGCATTATCTCAGCCCTATCTGGCGAGATGACCTGTTCA AGGGACGTGTCGTCTTTGTAACTGGCGGCGCCGGGACCATCTGTAGTATGCAGACTAGGGCGTTGGTCCGTCTAGGTGCCAACGCGTGCATCATTGGGCGAAACGTTGAGAAGACGGAAGAAGCGGCCAGAGATATTGCGACGGTTCGTCCCGGCGCAAAGGTTATTGGCATTGGAGGATGTGATGTCCGCAAG GTCGAGAACCTCAAAGACGCGGCTGCCAGATGTGCGAAGGAGCTCGGCGGCATTGACTTTGTCAT TGCCGGAGCAGCCGGTAACTTCATTGTCTCCATGGAAGGCATGAGCTCCAACGCCTTCAAAGCCGTAATGGACATCGACGTCCTCGGTaccttcaacaccatcaaagcTACTATGCCATACCTCCTCGAGAGCTCTGACGCACGCATCATCTACGTCTCCGCCACCTTCCACTACACCGGCATGCCCATGCAGGGCCACGTCGCCGCGGCGAAAGCATCCGTCGACTCCCTTATGGCCTCTGTAGCCCTGGAATACGGACCCCGCGGCGTCACGAGCAACGTCATTTCCCCTGGGGCCATTGCCGAAACCGAAGGCGCTGCTCGTCTCCTGACCAGCGATGCCGCTGCGCTCAAACATCACTCCCGGTCTATCCCTACGGGTCGTCTGGGAACCGTCAAGGATATCGCCGATGCTACGGTGTACCTATTTAGCTCTGCTGGTTCTCACGTAAACGGACATGTGTTGGTTGTGGACGGTGGTTCTTGGAGAAGACAGGGTGGTGTTGCCATGGGTGGCGAGAACCTGAAGTATCCTGATTTCTTGCTACCCGACGGCGTGGAGCCCAAGGTCAAGTTGTAA
- a CDS encoding histidine acid phosphatase (similar to Cordyceps militaris CM01 XP_006667508.1) yields MQSKLLVALSAAAATTLVSAADERVLGVYIFHRHGDRTAKAWTPVNLTALGAEEVYSSGSFYRKRYVQSDASVRISGVSSDNPILSQLQVTAPQDAVLHNSALTFLQGLYPPTGKTETLANGTKVEGPLGGYQYIPVNAISDAATANKAENQGWLQGGSGCDNGVASSNSYFTSSDYKKTYDESMDLYQSIVPVISTTYNKDAANFKNGYTIWDYINVAKIHNSSIPSGNLITNQTFDRLFNLASIHEWNLAYNASEPVRAIAGSVLGGQILDSLQAVVDGTKGAAKFNAQFGAYGTFMAFFGLAQLPKASQDFYGIVDYASSMTFELYTTSTAAKPTADDISVRFFFANGTAANNELKPFPLFGQDKNSLSWNDFKAGMNKFAITDTKHWCTLCGSSSGACAANSTTSGGDGASTKSNDSSDNGVSKPVAGVIGALVTLVVILGLQAAVILLGGLRLVKKSTLARASNGPETAGVKGQ; encoded by the exons ATGCAATCCAAGCTTCTGGTTGCCCTGTCggctgccgccgccaccacgCTTGTCTCTGCTGCCGACGAGCGTGTCTTGGGCGTCTACATCTTCCACCGACATGGAGATCGCACTGCCAAGGCTTGGACTCCCGTGAACCTGACTGCCCTTGGCGCTGAGGAGGTTTACTCATCCGGATCCTTCTACCGGAAGCGCTATGTCCAGTCTGATGCTTCGGTCCGCATCTCTGGCGTCAGCAGCGACAACCCAATCTTGTCTCAGCTGCAGGTCACCGCACCCCAGGATGCTGTCCTGCACAACTCGGCCTTGACTTTCCTCCAGGGCCTGTACCCTCCTACTGGCAAGACCGAGACTCTTGCCAATGGAACCAAGGTTGAGGGACCTCTCGGCGGATATCAGTATATTCCTGTCAACGCCATCAGTGATGCTGCCACAGCCAATAAAGCCGAGAACCAGGGCTGGCTGCAGGGCGGCAGTGGCTGTGACAACGGTGTGGCGAGCTCCAACAGCTACTTCACCTCTTCTGACTACAAGAAGACCTACGACGAGTCCATGGACTTGTATCAGAGCATCGTGCCTGTTATCAGCACCACCTACAACAAGGATGCTGCCAACTTCAAGAACGGCTATACCA TCTGGGACTACATCAACGTCGCCAAGATTCACAACTCTTCGATCCCCTCTGGCAACTTGatcaccaaccagacttttgACCGTCTCTTCAACCTGGCCTCTATCCACGAGTGGAACCTGGCCTACAACGCCAGTGAGCCCGTCCGTGCAATTGCCGGCTCCGTCCTGGGCGGCCAAATCCTCGACTCCCTCCAGGCAGTTGTGGACGGCACCAAGGGAgccgccaagttcaacgcTCAGTTCGGCGCCTATGGCACCTTCATGGCCTTCTTCGGTCTCGCCCAGCTCCCCAAGGCCAGCCAGGACTTCTACGGCATCGTCGACTACGCCTCCTCCATGACCTTTGAGCTGtacaccaccagcacagccGCCAAGCccaccgccgacgacatcAGCGtccgcttcttcttcgccaacgGCACCGCTGCCAACAACGAGCTCAAGCCATTCCCCCTTTTCGGCCAGGACAAGAACTCCCTCTCCTGGAACGACTTCAAGGCCGGCATGAACAAGTTCGCCATTACCGACACCAAGCACTGGTGCACTCTCTGCGGCAGCTCCAGCGGCGCCTGTGCCGCCAACTCCACCACCTCCGGTGGCGACGGTGCGTCCACCAAGTCCAACGACTCttccgacaatggcgtctCCAAGCCCGTTGCCGGCGTCATCGGCGCCCTCGTTACCCTCGTCGTCATTCTTGGCCTCCAGGCtgccgtcatcctcctcggTGGCCTCCGCCTCGTCAAGAAGTCTACCCTCGCAAGAGCCAGCAATGGCCCCGAGACTGCTGGTGTCAAGGGCCAGTAA
- a CDS encoding MFS transporter (similar to Coccidioides immitis RS XP_001243414.1) codes for MGLGILEAPGHERVPGTTRYFDDPTRPQEVNDNEHHLKHDPVSKIILVPQPSDDPNDPLNWPIWKRDLITFTLCFAAILATALGAILASNTLVISAYFSATLPNTAALTGYYLLGAGCAAIFFVPSGRIWGKRHLFLIGIIFVIFSSAWGGATGNFPPKSIDAPFGQSHEQKVHYDSLAAARAFQGIGAAPFESLLNAAVGDLYCVHQRGIRMAFTNLAVFGGAFFTPVVVGKITHTIGWQWTFYLVAIFSAVTFPAVFLFCPETAYRREAKLNIDSVVEEEKLNPSTGTPNSTAPQPIEPPRARGFVLFPKSSAMQPIGNANTPTKTFVESMSLFDGRKTHERYWVLFLRPFPLILNPAFIWGCLIQGAMIGWTIFIGVIIAVVFIGPPFFWGEERAGYTYTAPFVGALVGFLISGLLADTSAKFLTKRNNGIYEPEFRLILVIPMLIAAGVGLYGFGITANSLLSGKYSYIVPLVFFAFEVGGMVIGTVASSLYIVDAYRDLTIEGFTLMIIFKNIFSFVLTFYAYDWVIGGGFETVFLIVASIQMGICLLSVPLYVFGKRIRAFYARNDLLALTRLR; via the exons ATGGGCCTTGGAATTCTCGAGGCCCCGGGCCACGAAAGGGTCCCAG GTACCACGAGATACTTTGACGACCCGACACGTCCCCAAGAAGTCAACGATAATGAACACCACTTGAAACACGACCCCGTCTCCAAGATCATTCTCGTCCCTCAGCCGTCCGACGACCCTAATGACCCCCTCAATTGGCCCATATGGAAACGCGATCTCATCACCTTTACTCTGTGcttcgccgccatcttggccactGCCCTCGGTGCCATTCTCGCTTCAAACACCCTCGTCATTTCCGCCTACTTCAGTGCCACTCTACCGAACACCGCCGCCTTGACCGGCTACTACCTACTCGGAGCCGGCTGtgctgccatcttcttcgttcCGTCGGGTCGTATCTGGGGCAAGCGCCATTTGTTCCTGATaggcatcatcttcgtcatctttTCGAGCGCATGGGGTGGTGCCACGGGTAACTTTCCTCCAAAGTCCATAGATGCACCTTTTGGTCAATCGCATGAGCAAAAGGTTCATTATGATAGCTTGGCTGCGGCCAGAGCCTTCCAGGGTATTGGGGCGGCGCCCTTTGAAAGTCTCCTCAATGCCGCTGTCGGCGATTTGTACTGCGTCCATCAGCGCGGTATTCGCATGGCCTTTACCAACTTAGCCGTCTTTGGAGGCGCCTTCTTCACTCCAGTTGTTGTAGGCAAGATCACGCACACCATCGGATGGCAGTGGACTTTTTACCTCGTtgccatcttctcggccGTCACCTTTCCGGCCGTCTTCCTGTTTTGCCCTGAGACCGCCTATAGACGCGAGGCGAAACTCAACATTGACAGCGTGGTagaggaagagaagctgAATCCTTCTACCGGCACACCCAACTCAACTGCTCCTCAACCCATTGAACCTCCTCGAGCACGCGGATTCGTCCTCTTCCCGAAGTCTTCAGCAATGCAGCCAATCGGCAACGCCAACACCCCGACCAAAACCTTTGTCGAGTCAATGTCTCTTTTTGACGGCAGAAAGACACACGAACGCTACTGGGTCCTGTTTCTCCGACCCTTCCCGCTAATCCTGAATCCCGCCTTTATCTGGGGCTGCCTCATCCAAGGCGCCATGATCGGATGGACAATCTTCATCGGTGTCATTAtcgccgtcgtcttcatcggACCCCCTTTCTTCTGGGGCGAAGAACGAGCCGGCTACACTTACACCGCACCCTTTGTAGGCGCCCTCGTTGGCTTTTTAATCTCTGGCCTCCTAGCAGACACATCCGCCAAGTTCCTGACAAAACGCAATAACGGCATCTACGAGCCTGAATTCCGACTCATCCTCGTTATCCCCATGCTCATCGCCGCCGGCGTCGGACTCTACGGCTTCGGCATCACCGCCAACTCTCTCCTCTCCGGAAAATACTCCTACATTGTGCCGCTCGTCTTTTTCGCCTTTGAAGTCGGTGGCATGGTCATCGGCACTGTCGCAAGCTCACTCTACATAGTCGACGCATACC GGGACTTGACCATTGAAGGATTCACCCTCATGATCATCTTTAAAAACATTTTCAGTTTTGTGCTCACTTTTTATGCGTACGATTGGGTTATTGGCGGTGGATTCGAGACTGTCTTTCTGATTGTGGCTTCTATCCAAATGGGCATTTGTCTCCTTAGCGTGCCGCTGT ATGTGTTTGGGAAGCGGATTAGAGCGTTTTATGCGCGCAATGACCTTTTGGCGCTGACGAGGCTTCGGTGA